A section of the Candidatus Thioglobus autotrophicus genome encodes:
- a CDS encoding aldo/keto reductase, whose protein sequence is MVSNICMGTMTFGQQNSQQEAHQQLDYAMDQGVNFIDTAEMYPVPPRENTAYSTETIVGNWVKNKPRDKIILATKAAGSSRGMPWVRDGEHAFNSTNLNNAVEGSLKRLQTDYIDLYQLHWPERNTPMFGQYLFDPTHEREFTAFVETLEALSGLVKEGKIRHIGLSNEWPWGLMQFLNASEREGLPRVVSMQNAYNLINRTYDSSLREMGYRENVPLLAYSPMAFGHLSAKYINDPKAQGRVNDFDGFAQRYEKPSVGPAIKAYSDLAEELSTTPATLALAFTYSRWFCASTIIGATNMDQLKENINAVNFEWSEEIEQAIEAVHLKFFNPAP, encoded by the coding sequence ATGGTGTCTAATATTTGCATGGGCACCATGACTTTCGGTCAGCAAAACTCACAACAAGAAGCACACCAACAGCTTGACTACGCAATGGATCAAGGGGTAAACTTTATTGATACAGCTGAAATGTACCCAGTTCCCCCACGTGAAAATACAGCTTACTCCACTGAAACCATTGTTGGTAATTGGGTAAAAAATAAGCCACGTGATAAAATTATTTTAGCCACTAAAGCTGCTGGAAGTTCGCGAGGAATGCCTTGGGTTCGTGATGGTGAACATGCATTTAATAGTACAAACTTAAACAATGCCGTGGAAGGATCTTTAAAACGCTTACAGACTGATTATATTGATCTGTATCAGCTGCATTGGCCAGAGCGTAACACACCTATGTTTGGTCAATATTTATTTGATCCAACGCATGAGCGAGAATTTACAGCTTTTGTTGAGACGCTAGAAGCATTATCTGGACTAGTCAAAGAAGGTAAGATTCGACATATTGGCTTGTCTAATGAGTGGCCTTGGGGTTTAATGCAGTTTTTAAACGCCTCTGAACGAGAAGGTTTACCACGCGTGGTGAGCATGCAAAATGCTTATAATTTAATTAATCGCACTTACGACTCATCTCTGCGAGAAATGGGCTATCGTGAAAACGTACCACTTTTAGCATATTCTCCTATGGCATTTGGCCATCTCAGTGCCAAATACATTAACGATCCAAAAGCTCAGGGGCGAGTAAATGATTTTGACGGCTTTGCACAGCGATATGAAAAACCAAGTGTCGGGCCAGCTATTAAAGCTTATTCTGATTTAGCTGAAGAACTAAGCACTACGCCAGCCACATTGGCACTGGCATTTACTTATTCACGTTGGTTTTGCGCCAGCACTATTATTGGCGCTACCAATATGGATCAGCTTAAAGAAAACATTAACGCTGTCAATTTTGAATGGAGTGAAGAGATTGAGCAAGCCATTGAAGCCGTTCATTTAAAGTTTTTTAATCCCGCGCCCTGA
- a CDS encoding DsbA family protein: MNSQTLYYVYDPMCSWCWGFEKTWLQVKRSLPKSITIKYILGGLAPDSKEIMSDEMRQYIQANWLKIQQSIPGTQFNFDFWKHCSPMRSTYPACRAVIAAKNQGLEYELSMLNAIQNAYYLQAKNPSKDLTLIELAHSLNLNIEQFTQDLNSTVTHQQLLDDITLAKSLRITSFPSLLLSSNQGDKPITIDYNNAKLIINQILA; the protein is encoded by the coding sequence ATGAATTCTCAGACATTATATTACGTATATGATCCAATGTGTTCTTGGTGTTGGGGTTTTGAAAAAACCTGGCTTCAGGTTAAACGATCACTGCCAAAATCTATAACTATTAAATATATATTAGGTGGTTTGGCACCCGATAGTAAAGAAATTATGTCTGATGAAATGCGTCAATATATTCAAGCAAATTGGCTAAAAATTCAACAATCTATCCCAGGTACACAATTTAATTTTGATTTTTGGAAACATTGCTCACCTATGAGATCAACCTACCCTGCTTGCAGAGCAGTTATAGCTGCAAAGAATCAAGGTTTAGAATATGAGCTCAGCATGCTTAATGCCATTCAGAATGCCTACTACTTACAAGCAAAAAACCCATCTAAAGATTTGACACTCATTGAACTTGCACACTCTTTAAATTTAAATATTGAACAATTTACCCAAGATTTAAATTCGACAGTAACACACCAACAGTTATTAGATGACATCACACTTGCAAAATCTCTAAGGATAACCAGCTTTCCATCGCTATTACTCAGTAGCAATCAGGGAGATAAACCAATCACTATTGATTACAATAATGCCAAACTAATTATTAACCAAATCTTAGCTTGA
- a CDS encoding NADP-dependent oxidoreductase, with protein sequence MRAIRIHQYGGTETLQLNQIDTPKINTDDILIKVKSSSINPVDWKIREGYLKDFIPYQMPVTLGFDVSGVVSEVGSEVTDFKVGDEVFSRPDISRDGAYADYIAVKADEVAFKSPKLSFEQAAALPLAGITAWQCLVDVGQLQAGQRVLIHAGAGGVGHLAIQIAKAKGATVIATASTANQELLTQFGADQAVDYTKGSLLEQIEPVDLVIDTIGGEVQSNSWALLKAGGMLVSIVDQPSEELAKQHNAKAAFVFIESSSRILRELNKLVEKDQLLPFIEHRFSLEQIADAHLQSQTGRTRGKIIIKVS encoded by the coding sequence ATGAGAGCAATTAGAATTCACCAGTACGGTGGCACAGAAACGCTACAACTGAATCAAATTGATACGCCTAAGATTAATACGGACGATATCTTAATTAAAGTTAAATCGTCTTCAATTAATCCAGTTGATTGGAAAATAAGAGAAGGATATTTAAAGGATTTTATTCCATATCAAATGCCCGTAACATTAGGTTTCGATGTGTCTGGTGTGGTCAGTGAAGTAGGATCTGAAGTCACTGATTTTAAAGTTGGTGATGAAGTTTTTAGTCGTCCCGATATTAGTCGTGATGGTGCATATGCTGATTATATTGCAGTAAAGGCCGATGAAGTTGCCTTCAAATCGCCCAAATTAAGTTTTGAACAGGCAGCAGCTTTACCCTTAGCGGGGATCACGGCTTGGCAATGTTTAGTCGATGTGGGTCAGCTGCAAGCAGGACAACGTGTATTAATTCATGCGGGCGCCGGTGGCGTCGGACATTTAGCTATACAAATAGCAAAAGCAAAAGGTGCAACTGTTATTGCCACGGCTTCAACAGCCAATCAAGAGTTACTCACTCAATTTGGTGCCGACCAAGCCGTTGATTATACTAAAGGATCATTACTCGAACAGATAGAGCCTGTTGATTTAGTTATCGATACAATTGGTGGAGAAGTGCAAAGCAACTCTTGGGCACTTTTAAAAGCGGGTGGAATGTTGGTTTCTATTGTCGACCAGCCAAGCGAAGAGCTAGCAAAACAACATAACGCTAAAGCTGCATTTGTTTTTATAGAGTCTAGTAGTCGAATATTACGCGAATTAAATAAGTTAGTTGAAAAAGATCAACTCCTACCATTTATTGAACATCGCTTTTCATTAGAGCAAATTGCCGATGCGCATTTGCAGAGTCAGACAGGACGAACAAGGGGAAAAATAATTATTAAAGTAAGCTAA
- a CDS encoding YhdH/YhfP family quinone oxidoreductase, whose protein sequence is MKAFVVEKIKDKEFTTGVKEVEKPILSEHEVLIKTSYSSLNYKDALSSTGNPGVTIVFPHITGIDVSGIVAESKSNLFAVGDEVLITGYDLGMNTNGGHSEFIKAPDTWVIKKPDNISLRELMIYGTAGLTAALSVNELLNNGITSGEILVTGATGGVGSISVAILSKLGFDVIALSGKEDQIDYLKSIGAKEIILRKDFDIENKRPMGRERFSGVIDTVGGNILAEALKQIKYDGVATCCGLTASPVFNTNVFPFILRGVRLIGIDSVEASLAKKTQAWEKIASDFKINTLEKLVNEISLNEIQQAYKEILAAKAVGRYLVKL, encoded by the coding sequence ATGAAAGCTTTTGTAGTTGAAAAGATTAAAGACAAAGAATTTACAACCGGTGTCAAAGAAGTTGAAAAACCTATTCTGAGCGAACACGAGGTTTTAATCAAAACCTCTTACTCCTCATTAAATTATAAAGACGCTTTAAGCTCTACTGGAAATCCTGGCGTCACCATAGTTTTTCCACATATAACGGGTATTGATGTCAGTGGTATTGTGGCTGAATCTAAATCAAATCTATTTGCAGTGGGTGATGAAGTTTTGATAACTGGCTATGATTTGGGCATGAACACTAATGGTGGCCATAGTGAATTTATAAAAGCCCCAGATACCTGGGTAATCAAAAAGCCAGATAACATTTCTTTAAGAGAGCTGATGATTTATGGAACGGCTGGGTTGACGGCGGCCTTAAGTGTTAATGAACTATTAAACAATGGAATTACAAGTGGTGAAATACTCGTCACAGGCGCTACTGGCGGTGTTGGCAGTATATCTGTTGCCATTCTGTCCAAACTTGGGTTTGATGTTATCGCACTTTCTGGAAAAGAAGATCAAATCGATTATCTAAAAAGCATTGGTGCCAAAGAAATTATTTTAAGAAAAGATTTTGATATTGAAAACAAAAGGCCAATGGGCAGGGAAAGGTTCTCAGGCGTGATAGACACGGTTGGTGGAAACATACTGGCTGAAGCTCTAAAGCAAATTAAGTATGATGGCGTTGCCACCTGTTGTGGACTAACTGCTTCGCCTGTATTTAACACCAATGTATTCCCTTTTATCTTAAGAGGTGTAAGGCTAATTGGAATCGACTCAGTTGAGGCTTCGTTAGCTAAGAAAACCCAAGCCTGGGAGAAAATTGCCAGTGACTTTAAAATTAATACCTTAGAAAAATTAGTGAATGAAATATCCCTCAATGAAATTCAACAAGCTTATAAAGAAATATTAGCAGCAAAAGCAGTTGGAAGATATTTGGTCAAATTATGA
- a CDS encoding tetratricopeptide repeat protein, protein MKVLSLFFLLFSGALFAESDLYDRAKAYYYGDGVEQNYSKAFKAFSHADKAGDLAAKTALGLMYIEGKGTEQNDKKGINLLKESAARSHTQAQYYLGSMYYLGIGVDRNSEIAHQWIKKAANQGNVDAQHNLSQMYAKGDGVKQNPLLANKWRIEAAQSGHRDEQYHLGAAYVDDKDYQQAYQWILRSANQEHALAQQQLAEFFERGNGVKKDVKKALYWYQKSFDNGNTELAYVLANYYDASTHRPANYKRSHKLYQQSIKQGNLPAYLDIARHYELGQGVNRDLTKTYNFSIAAARKGHRPAWRKVANLYLQGRGVQPSIKKARYWLKKLSNSGDVQATQQLKEL, encoded by the coding sequence ATGAAAGTATTATCTTTATTTTTCTTGCTGTTTAGTGGCGCCTTGTTTGCCGAATCTGATCTTTATGATCGAGCTAAGGCATACTATTATGGCGACGGTGTTGAGCAAAATTATAGTAAAGCTTTTAAGGCTTTTTCACACGCAGATAAAGCGGGCGATTTGGCAGCAAAAACAGCCTTAGGCCTTATGTATATTGAAGGCAAGGGTACTGAGCAAAATGACAAAAAAGGTATTAATTTGTTAAAAGAGTCTGCCGCTCGAAGCCATACTCAAGCCCAGTATTATTTAGGCAGCATGTACTATCTAGGTATCGGAGTTGATCGTAATTCAGAGATTGCCCATCAATGGATTAAAAAAGCGGCTAATCAAGGCAATGTAGATGCACAACACAACTTGTCACAAATGTATGCCAAGGGCGATGGGGTTAAACAAAACCCCTTGTTAGCGAATAAATGGCGTATTGAGGCGGCCCAATCTGGCCATCGTGATGAGCAGTATCATCTGGGCGCGGCTTATGTTGATGATAAAGATTATCAGCAAGCTTATCAGTGGATATTAAGGTCAGCGAATCAAGAGCATGCTCTTGCCCAACAGCAATTAGCTGAGTTTTTTGAGCGTGGCAATGGAGTAAAAAAAGACGTCAAAAAAGCATTGTACTGGTATCAAAAATCTTTTGATAATGGCAATACAGAGCTGGCTTATGTTTTGGCTAATTATTACGACGCATCGACACACAGGCCAGCTAATTATAAAAGGTCACATAAGCTGTATCAACAGTCAATTAAGCAGGGGAATTTGCCGGCCTATTTAGACATTGCTAGGCATTATGAATTGGGCCAAGGTGTTAATAGGGATTTAACCAAAACTTATAATTTCTCCATTGCAGCAGCTAGAAAAGGCCATCGACCAGCATGGCGAAAAGTAGCTAATTTGTACTTACAAGGTAGAGGGGTTCAGCCATCGATTAAAAAAGCTAGATATTGGCTTAAAAAATTGTCAAATTCTGGAGATGTGCAAGCTACTCAACAACTAAAAGAATTATAA
- a CDS encoding SulP family inorganic anion transporter, with amino-acid sequence MFSLINKYASTNPKNDILSGLTVALALVPEAVAFAIIAGVNPLVGLYAAFTIGLVTSIAGGRPGMISGATGAVAVVVAPLIAMILEQGGTLEQATEYLFAAVILAGIFQILFGVLKLGKFIRLVPHPVFLGFVNGIALVIFAGQIKQFELEDGTWITGEPLMIMLAIAAITMAVIHFLPKITKTVPAILVAVIAGTIVVIALGIETRTVGDIASIKGGLPPFHIPDVPFDLEMLQVILPFAITIAAVGLIESLLTLNLVDDLTETTGQPNRESIGQGLANSTTGLFGGMGGCAMVGQSIINVKSGGRGRLSGIVASLALLVFIVYLSEYVEMIPIAVLIGVMMMVVIGTFQWCTLKLFGKIPVLDIIAGISVAVITLWTSDLALAVVVGVILSALSFAWESASKIYIKKEQNDQGDNVYKITGTLFFASKEHFQELFDPKSDTDDVYVDFGDARALDHSAIQAIDKLAERYKRVGKTLHLQHLSAECRLLLKTAKHLVEVNILEDPKYHVADDKLA; translated from the coding sequence CTGTTTTCATTGATTAATAAATACGCCTCTACAAATCCTAAAAACGATATTTTATCGGGCCTAACCGTTGCTTTAGCACTAGTACCTGAAGCGGTGGCTTTTGCCATTATTGCAGGTGTTAATCCGCTGGTTGGCTTGTACGCCGCATTCACTATTGGCTTAGTAACTTCAATCGCAGGTGGTCGCCCAGGTATGATTTCTGGTGCAACTGGTGCGGTAGCTGTAGTGGTCGCCCCTCTAATTGCCATGATCCTTGAGCAAGGTGGTACACTAGAACAAGCCACAGAATACTTATTCGCCGCAGTAATTTTGGCCGGTATCTTCCAAATATTATTTGGTGTACTCAAACTGGGTAAGTTCATCCGTCTAGTACCTCATCCCGTATTCTTAGGTTTTGTAAATGGTATTGCTTTGGTTATCTTTGCTGGACAGATCAAGCAGTTTGAACTAGAAGACGGAACATGGATTACTGGTGAGCCACTAATGATTATGCTGGCTATTGCTGCAATAACCATGGCAGTCATTCATTTCTTGCCAAAAATTACCAAGACTGTGCCTGCAATCTTAGTTGCTGTTATTGCAGGAACTATCGTAGTAATTGCACTTGGTATCGAAACACGCACTGTTGGTGACATAGCTTCTATTAAAGGTGGCCTTCCTCCATTCCACATCCCTGACGTGCCATTTGATTTAGAAATGCTACAGGTAATATTGCCATTTGCAATAACAATAGCAGCAGTTGGCTTAATTGAAAGCCTGTTAACTTTAAATCTTGTTGACGACCTAACAGAAACCACAGGACAGCCAAATCGTGAAAGTATTGGCCAAGGTCTTGCCAACTCAACAACTGGCCTTTTTGGTGGTATGGGTGGTTGTGCTATGGTGGGTCAAAGTATTATTAATGTCAAATCAGGCGGTCGCGGTCGTCTATCAGGCATTGTTGCTTCGCTAGCATTGTTAGTATTTATTGTTTATTTATCTGAATACGTTGAAATGATTCCTATTGCTGTATTGATTGGCGTAATGATGATGGTGGTTATTGGAACATTCCAATGGTGTACGCTGAAGTTGTTTGGCAAGATTCCAGTGCTAGATATCATTGCTGGAATATCAGTAGCAGTAATCACCCTATGGACCAGTGACTTAGCTTTAGCAGTGGTTGTTGGTGTTATTCTATCTGCCCTATCTTTTGCTTGGGAATCAGCCAGTAAGATTTACATCAAGAAAGAACAAAATGATCAAGGTGATAATGTCTACAAAATTACAGGCACTTTATTCTTTGCCTCAAAAGAGCATTTCCAAGAATTATTTGATCCTAAATCAGATACAGATGATGTATATGTTGATTTTGGAGATGCTAGAGCATTAGATCACTCTGCTATTCAAGCGATTGATAAATTGGCTGAACGCTACAAACGAGTAGGGAAAACCTTACATTTGCAACATTTAAGCGCTGAATGCCGATTACTCCTAAAAACGGCTAAGCATCTTGTTGAAGTGAATATTCTAGAAGATCCAAAATATCATGTGGCTGACGACAAGCTAGCTTAA
- a CDS encoding winged helix-turn-helix transcriptional regulator, translating into MNNKSNAKLEKCPVETSIDILAGKWKILILWYLLSETKRFNELQKLMPRITQKMLIQKLRELERDEIVHREVYPVVPPKVEYSLTLYGKSLKPILKALYLWGDIHKNKAT; encoded by the coding sequence ATGAATAATAAAAGTAATGCAAAGCTTGAAAAATGCCCGGTTGAAACATCTATTGATATTTTAGCGGGAAAGTGGAAGATATTAATCTTGTGGTATCTACTATCAGAGACGAAAAGATTTAACGAATTGCAAAAACTAATGCCGAGAATTACACAAAAAATGCTAATTCAAAAGCTTAGAGAGCTTGAGCGAGATGAGATAGTGCATAGAGAGGTTTATCCAGTTGTCCCCCCAAAAGTTGAGTATTCGCTAACACTTTATGGAAAAAGCTTGAAACCGATATTAAAAGCACTTTATCTTTGGGGCGATATACATAAAAATAAAGCCACTTAA
- a CDS encoding bacteriophage holin: MHQKLDAKALALSLGILWSLAILSISIVALYSDSYLHHITSFFSSIYLGYSLSLTGILIGMVWAFVDAAIGGLVLAWLYNKLVK, from the coding sequence ATGCATCAGAAACTCGACGCCAAGGCCTTGGCACTCTCTTTAGGAATTCTATGGTCATTAGCAATATTGTCCATCTCGATTGTGGCTCTATATTCTGATAGCTATTTACATCATATAACCAGCTTTTTTTCAAGCATTTATCTAGGCTATTCACTCAGCTTGACAGGAATCTTAATTGGCATGGTGTGGGCATTTGTTGATGCTGCTATTGGTGGCTTAGTTTTGGCATGGCTATATAACAAACTAGTGAAATAA
- a CDS encoding YbfB/YjiJ family MFS transporter, whose translation MNNINLLDKNNNFNILLAGIIGLFIGVGVARFAYTSLLPSMLDDKTLSLTFSGVLASTNYVGYLLGALFAVFIKDIDTKVKYFRLGLVLCVVSTAMMGVATQDMWLIVSRIIAGFGGAMALVVGAAIVMVKLNFEDKTKAMGIYFSGIAIALAVSDIIARLVLTIDTWQASWLMLALSAALVLPYPWYILSSHQKIRTNTTTHTLNKKLFSSFVIILILAYFTEGVGMVVQGTFLPTIIQSLPGLESFAGSTWLLVGLAGIPSSIIWMRLAHQHGSVNIIIIAMSIQIVGILIPTLSHNLYLNLLSGILYGGTFVGLVALFMHLGGKIAGENPVMLMGALTVAYGIGQVSAPLYAVTLTEQSGNYNHALYVTAALVFSGVLMLLITKIVGIKPNTL comes from the coding sequence GTGAACAACATCAATTTACTTGATAAAAATAACAACTTCAATATCTTGTTAGCAGGCATTATAGGTCTTTTTATTGGTGTAGGTGTTGCCAGATTTGCTTACACATCGCTACTCCCTTCTATGCTCGATGACAAAACTCTGTCACTTACTTTTTCTGGTGTTTTGGCTTCCACTAATTACGTTGGTTATTTACTGGGTGCCCTATTTGCAGTTTTTATCAAAGACATCGATACGAAGGTTAAATACTTTAGGCTAGGACTGGTCTTATGTGTTGTTTCCACCGCCATGATGGGTGTTGCTACTCAAGATATGTGGCTAATAGTTAGTAGAATCATTGCAGGCTTTGGTGGCGCTATGGCCTTGGTAGTTGGTGCGGCGATTGTTATGGTGAAGCTTAACTTTGAAGATAAAACTAAAGCGATGGGGATTTATTTTTCTGGCATTGCTATTGCGTTAGCGGTGTCAGATATTATTGCCAGATTAGTTTTAACCATTGATACTTGGCAAGCCTCTTGGCTAATGCTAGCACTTAGCGCCGCACTAGTCTTGCCTTATCCTTGGTATATTTTATCCAGCCATCAAAAAATTAGGACAAACACAACCACCCACACCTTGAACAAAAAATTGTTTTCTAGTTTTGTAATCATCTTAATTTTGGCTTATTTTACCGAAGGTGTAGGGATGGTGGTTCAAGGCACTTTTTTACCAACCATTATTCAATCACTGCCAGGGCTAGAGTCTTTTGCTGGTTCAACTTGGTTATTGGTGGGCCTGGCTGGAATCCCTTCTTCAATTATTTGGATGCGTCTAGCGCATCAACATGGCAGTGTTAATATTATTATCATTGCCATGAGCATTCAAATAGTTGGTATTTTGATCCCAACTTTAAGTCACAATCTTTATTTAAATCTATTATCTGGTATTTTGTATGGTGGCACGTTTGTGGGGCTAGTGGCACTTTTTATGCATTTAGGCGGCAAGATTGCTGGTGAAAATCCAGTTATGCTAATGGGTGCTCTCACCGTTGCCTATGGTATTGGGCAAGTAAGCGCACCTTTATACGCTGTAACACTAACTGAGCAATCGGGTAATTATAATCATGCGCTGTACGTGACGGCCGCCCTTGTATTCAGTGGTGTACTCATGCTTTTGATAACCAAAATAGTTGGCATTAAACCTAATACACTGTAG
- the pyrF gene encoding orotidine-5'-phosphate decarboxylase, with amino-acid sequence MKDIKLEDRLIFALDVPEVNQAKDLVNQLDDSVNFYKIGMEMLMTGQYFQLMDWLIAKDKKVFVDLKFFDVPETVGRTIARLSQTGATFATIHGNQGLMEKAAENKGDLKILAVTALTSLDRGDLDDLGFKCDVKDLVISRAKRAFEAGCDGVVSSGLEVPFLRQYVDNKLIAVTPGIRPVDNDDDQKRVVDVATAFKSGSDYIVVGRPIKNADNPYEAASNIQETIKTCF; translated from the coding sequence ATGAAAGATATTAAACTTGAAGATAGACTTATCTTTGCATTAGATGTGCCAGAAGTTAATCAGGCTAAAGATTTGGTTAATCAACTAGATGACAGTGTTAATTTTTATAAAATTGGCATGGAAATGCTAATGACAGGTCAGTATTTTCAATTAATGGATTGGTTGATCGCAAAAGATAAGAAAGTCTTTGTTGATCTTAAGTTTTTTGATGTACCGGAAACAGTGGGCAGAACGATTGCTCGCCTTAGTCAAACGGGTGCTACTTTTGCCACTATTCATGGTAACCAAGGGTTGATGGAAAAAGCAGCTGAAAATAAAGGTGACCTTAAAATTTTGGCAGTAACAGCACTAACAAGTTTAGACCGTGGTGATCTTGACGATTTAGGCTTTAAATGTGATGTGAAAGATTTGGTTATTTCTCGTGCCAAGCGTGCTTTTGAAGCAGGCTGTGACGGTGTAGTTTCTTCCGGTCTTGAAGTGCCATTTTTAAGACAATATGTTGACAACAAGCTAATTGCTGTTACGCCAGGTATTCGTCCAGTTGACAACGATGACGATCAAAAACGTGTGGTTGATGTGGCTACAGCTTTCAAATCAGGCTCTGATTATATTGTTGTAGGTCGTCCTATTAAAAATGCTGATAACCCATATGAGGCTGCTAGCAATATTCAGGAAACGATTAAAACCTGTTTTTAG
- a CDS encoding tetratricopeptide repeat protein — translation MAVEKTFEQAKQLAEQGDAQSQYELALAYDLGLGVDKDLSKAFEWYQKSANQEYAKAQYNLGIFYALAKSVDKDIEQSKLWIRKANENGYSGGSIF, via the coding sequence ATGGCAGTAGAAAAAACCTTTGAGCAGGCTAAGCAACTTGCCGAACAGGGTGATGCACAGTCTCAATATGAATTAGCACTGGCTTATGATTTAGGCTTGGGTGTTGATAAGGATTTATCTAAGGCATTTGAGTGGTACCAAAAATCGGCCAACCAGGAATATGCAAAAGCACAGTATAATTTGGGCATTTTTTATGCCTTAGCGAAGTCGGTCGATAAGGATATTGAACAATCAAAACTCTGGATTAGAAAAGCCAATGAAAATGGCTATTCTGGTGGCAGTATTTTTTAA
- the aroC gene encoding chorismate synthase yields the protein MSGNSFGKLFTITTAGESHGESLVGIVDGCPPGMDLCEADLQGDLDLRKPGTSRHTTQRREEDLVKILSGTFEGKTTGTSIALIIQNTDQRSKDYGNIANTFRPGHADYTYDQKYGFRDYRGGGRSSARETAMRVACGGIAKKYLKENLGIEIKGYLKQLGPIEAETLDWSEVHNNPFFCPDASKVTELEEYMDALRKSGDSIGARVNVVATNMPVGLGEPIFDRIEADVAHAMMSINAVKGVEIGAGFESVIQKGTEHRDAITIDGFKSNHAGGTLGGITSGQDLLVSMALKPTSSLRLPIESIDKDGSPIEVVTKGRHDPCVGIRATPIAEAMLAMVIMDHVMRHRAQNTNVKSSTPVVPGSST from the coding sequence ATGTCTGGCAATTCTTTTGGAAAATTATTTACAATCACCACAGCGGGTGAATCTCACGGCGAGTCTTTAGTTGGTATTGTTGATGGCTGCCCTCCTGGAATGGATCTTTGCGAAGCTGATTTACAAGGCGATTTAGATCTAAGAAAGCCAGGCACTTCACGCCACACAACACAGCGTCGTGAAGAAGATTTAGTCAAGATTTTATCAGGCACCTTCGAAGGTAAAACTACAGGCACCTCTATCGCGTTGATCATTCAAAACACTGATCAACGCTCTAAAGATTATGGCAATATAGCCAATACATTTCGCCCAGGTCACGCTGATTACACCTACGACCAGAAGTATGGCTTTAGGGATTATCGTGGTGGTGGCAGATCTTCTGCTCGAGAAACTGCAATGCGTGTTGCTTGTGGCGGTATCGCCAAAAAATACTTAAAAGAAAATTTAGGCATTGAAATTAAAGGCTATTTAAAACAACTCGGACCTATTGAAGCTGAAACACTAGATTGGTCTGAAGTACACAACAATCCATTTTTTTGCCCTGATGCTAGTAAAGTTACAGAGCTGGAAGAGTACATGGATGCCCTGAGAAAATCTGGTGATTCAATTGGTGCTCGTGTAAATGTGGTTGCCACCAATATGCCTGTAGGGCTTGGTGAGCCAATCTTTGATCGTATTGAGGCTGATGTAGCCCATGCAATGATGAGTATCAACGCCGTTAAAGGTGTGGAAATTGGCGCTGGTTTTGAATCAGTTATTCAAAAAGGCACAGAGCACCGTGATGCGATTACCATAGACGGATTTAAATCCAATCATGCTGGTGGCACATTGGGCGGTATTACTTCTGGCCAAGATCTATTAGTATCAATGGCACTCAAGCCCACTTCTAGCTTGCGCCTGCCAATTGAAAGTATTGATAAAGACGGCAGTCCAATTGAGGTTGTCACCAAAGGTCGTCATGATCCTTGTGTTGGCATTCGCGCAACACCAATTGCCGAGGCTATGCTAGCAATGGTGATTATGGATCATGTGATGCGCCATCGTGCACAAAATACTAACGTCAAGTCTTCAACGCCTGTTGTACCAGGTTCTAGTACATAA
- a CDS encoding glycine zipper 2TM domain-containing protein, translating to MKINTIMLIPLLVAVQTVNAGNYSDVAKITSVDKIYKTHTIREPYQDCYIKEFYQGDGDGSATNEIVGGLFGGLIGNQFGGGSGKDAMTAAGALLGASLAHDDELAKSKTGRVVSKEVCETKYRSESVKRLSHYRVEYEYDNRTFTYTTKNKPYGDTVKVNIDISPR from the coding sequence ATGAAGATAAATACAATAATGTTAATTCCTTTGTTGGTTGCCGTACAAACGGTAAATGCAGGTAATTATTCAGATGTGGCAAAAATTACCTCTGTGGATAAAATATACAAAACACACACGATTCGAGAGCCATATCAAGACTGCTATATTAAGGAGTTTTATCAAGGAGACGGTGACGGCTCTGCAACGAACGAAATTGTAGGTGGATTATTTGGTGGCTTGATTGGCAATCAATTTGGCGGTGGAAGTGGCAAAGATGCGATGACAGCTGCAGGTGCATTACTTGGTGCTTCGCTAGCACATGATGATGAATTGGCCAAATCAAAGACCGGTAGAGTGGTTAGTAAAGAAGTTTGTGAAACAAAATATCGCAGTGAATCAGTTAAGCGTTTAAGCCATTATCGTGTTGAATATGAATATGATAATCGTACATTTACTTACACGACTAAAAATAAACCATATGGTGACACGGTTAAAGTAAATATTGATATTTCTCCACGATAA